In the genome of Mangifera indica cultivar Alphonso chromosome 9, CATAS_Mindica_2.1, whole genome shotgun sequence, the window GGTCTGTCACTGGTCTGCATTTAAATCAGACCAAATATGCTCAAGATCTATTGACAAGAGCCAAAATGGTTGATGCTAAACCTTGTACAACCTCATTTGCAACTAGTTCTAGACTGACTTTAGATGACAGCCCTGCCTTTGATGATCCCTCTTTATATAGAAGTATAGTAGGTGCCCTGCAGTATCTGACTTTGTCTAGACCTGACATTGCTTTTTCAGTTAACAAACTTAGTCAGTTCTTGCAAAAACCCACACTTACTCACTGGCAAGCCTGCAAGAGTGTACTTAAGTACATAAAAGGGACCATGAGTTTTGGTTTGCAATTCATTTCAAGAAGCATGCTACAGTTGAATTGTTTTTCTGATGCTGACTGGGCAAGCAGTCTCCATGATAGGAGATCAACCACTGGATATTGTCTCTTCCTTGGTCCAAATCTTATTCAATGGAGTTCTAAAAAGCAAAATGTCGTGGCACTATCCTCCACTGAGGCTTAGTATAGGGCTCTCTCTCAAACAGCCATTGAGATAGCATGGGTAAGAAGTCTATTCACTAAGCTGGGCTTGCAATTCTCTGTACCTTCTGTTGTGTGGTGTGACAACCAAAGTGCAAGTTCATTAGCCTCTAATCCTGTTTATCATTCTCGAACAAAACACATTGAGATTGATGCCCATTTTATCAGGGATCAGGTCACAGGAAAACAGCTTGTCATCCAGTATGTTCCAACTAAATTCCAGAAGGCAGATGTCTTAACAAAACCGCTAGCAGCTGGACAGTTTACAACTTTAAGGGATGCTCTAAATTTGTGCAGTCTGGAGCACTTTATATCATTGTCCAACAAGACTCTGTCCTCAAATATCACTGTAAGTAATAATAGTATTCTGGGAATACCAAAAGTTGAAGGAAAATAAAGATGTTCAAATATTGATATGGTGAAAAAC includes:
- the LOC123225606 gene encoding uncharacterized mitochondrial protein AtMg00810-like — encoded protein: MDTSLFLYNKEGKVIYVLVYVDDILLTGNDSDLVKCLVQHLNEKFALKVLGSLHYFLGFEVIRSVTGLHLNQTKYAQDLLTRAKMVDAKPCTTSFATSSRLTLDDSPAFDDPSLYRSIVGALQYLTLSRPDIAFSVNKLSQFLQKPTLTHWQACKSVLKYIKGTMSFGLQFISRSMLQLNCFSDADWASSLHDRRSTTGYCLFLGPNLIQWSSKKQNVVALSSTEA